The Diachasmimorpha longicaudata isolate KC_UGA_2023 chromosome 2, iyDiaLong2, whole genome shotgun sequence genome segment GGTTAttcgttaaattttttcatatagTTTTCCACTATTTACCTTGCTTTCCTGGCCTATTAGGATGCGATTTCATCTTGATCTCGTTCCCAGCAATCTCGTCATAAATTTTGGAGAGATACTCCTCGGGTAAATCCTCATTGTCACTAATCCGTCGATTTAATTTGATATACTGCTCTTtggtcattttatttttgaccTGTGGTGAATGGAGATCAGTTGTCAGCATTATTATCGAAAAACCTAGGACGTAAGCGGTGTCTGCACTGGTAAACAAGCCATTGCTATGAAATCGAAAAACCCAAGGTTAGTCAAACAAACTCTTCATGCTTAAAGAAAATGCCTGGAAAGTCAATTGAacgacattaaaaaatcacatgAACGTTTCAGGGATTCTCTTTTTGATGAACGATGCAATACCATAATTCATCTCCCTAAATCCCATTTAACCTGTCCCTCTCGGAAATTGAAAACATTTGCTAAAACCCCATTAACTTACTTCGGATTGCACTCGCAGTATCGACTGGCAAACTTTTCCATAAGCCTATCAATCTTCTGGGCCTCCCCGGGTAGTCTGAAGCCCTCCAAAAAATACCTGAGCGCCGACACCAAATCTCTATTAATAAAGTCCATCTGGTCTATGTAATTATACATGACTTGATTATGATTATGATCTCCCAGAAAGTCCCCAATAGCGGTTTTATCGAGCCTCTCATCAACATGGAGAAACCTCGCCACATCCTCGGCTGAAGCCCCCAGTAGTCCCTGTTCTTGGAGATACTGAATGCCTTTGCTAGGCTTTCTGTTGAATATATCTATACCGGCCTCCCACACCTCCTTCTGCTGTTTCTGTACTTCAAACTGCTCTGGCGAGTCTGACACCTCCTTATTCCCTACAAGACTAGAATTTGCTGATGACAAACTGCCAGCACTACCATAACGAGGTAAGGACGAGTTGAGCGGGGGATCAGGCGGTTCACTGGGAATTTGTTGGTCGACTGGAGTACCAGGATTAATGTAGAGATCTCTGCTCCACTCCACCATGCACTTAAGTATGGAAACTAGACACTCCAAGCCTCTAATCCTCATCGACTTTTCCTGATTGGGGGAGGCACCAAGCTCTAATGCCTGACGACCCTGTGCTATTTTTGATAGATCATTGACAAGTCTCTCAAATAAATTTGCTGCTGACAAGTCGCAGTCGTAGTTGACGTAAATGTCCACAACACTCTGGGCATCGGCACAGATTCTCGTCAGAGCGTGAATCACCATCCACTTGTGCTCGAAGGAACTACTGGAAGTCTCCAGGATGTTCATAAAGATCTCTTTGAAGAAAACCTCGATCTGCATCTTCAGGTGGACCTTGAATCTAGCCAGCAGAGCTAGGAACAATGCCAGGGACAACTCGAATACTTCAGGCACTGAGGACACCCCATTCTTTGATAAAGCAACGCACAAGTACTGTTTGATAGCTATTACGAACATCTCGTTGGAACGCAGGACTGGTCCAGCATTCTGGAGGATACCCAGAAGCAACTGCAGAGATAAGATTTTTGACCTCAGCTCATGGGATTTGGGGTCTGGTGTGCCATCAGGCAGCGGTTTCATCGAGAGTTTACACAGAGCTCTGAAGACTAAGAAAGCGTCCTTCTGAAGGACATGGCTGAACTTTGCTGCTACCATGTTATCGGCCTCGGTTGTTGTCTCATCGGTGTTATCGTCAGTTTGGACTTGGTCGGGATTCCCGTCCTCCAAAGGCGAGGGGACTGGCGGGTCTTCAGGTACAACGGTAGTTATTACCTCCTCGAGGATACTAGTGACGATTTGAGTGGACTCAAACGAGGACTCTGGGTGATCTCCTGAAGTACTCTCATCTAAATCCACTCGGGTTACTGGAGTCTCTGGGGGTTGGACACAAGTATTTTCTCCAATCCTCGCCTCATCCTCAGCCTGTGTCTCCATCCTTGCAAAAATAACATTAATCATTTGCGTTAATGTAGCCCTAGCTGTCGTCTGATTAACCAGATTCCTTGATGCCAAATAAACATTATACACAGTACGTATCGTCAGTAAGACAGTCCCTTCATGTACTTCCACATGTTGACTAGTCATCACAGTTAAAAGGGCCTTAATTATCTGCAACTGGACCCCCTCGTCTGTCTGGGGGCCCATGAAGCAGCTGCATATTGTCTCCACGATCCTCACAATCAACAATTTGTTGGGTTCTGTTGAATCTGGAACGTTGCCAGTCAGATGACCATATGCTATCAGCTTCTGCAGGCAGTCCAAAGCTGTCACCACTATTCGAGGGGATTTGCCCTGACATGCTAGCTCGAAAGGAAGAAAGTACTTCTCTGCTGATATTACGTTTGAATCGTTCTTTGGCTGGGGCAGGGCATTTGATATGGCCTCCTCACCTTGCACACTCGGTCCCTCTTTTATCTCCTTTCGAAGGTCGTCTGAGAACGAAATTAAAGGATTAGGATTTAAAGAGTCTCGAATGGAATACAACAgggaaaatcaattcaatgtAACGAAATTTTCGAATGCATACAGGCAATTTCTTTATTTGAATTGCAGAATCTTTATTTTAGTTGAATAAATAAGTTTCGATCATCGGCAGGCATGGTTACATCAGCCTTGCCCTATAATGCATAtgggataattatttttgaaaataacctttcaaattaaattcgtatttttaatcatttagaAGCTGATTCATTGATCTTCATTAACATTTGCTTTGTTATTCAATATATTGACTATTTCGAGCcgtctctttatttctctttatAAGTCTcgagttaaataaaaatacctcATCAGCCATCTGGCGAGGTTTATGATGATTTTGTCAAATTATTAGACATCTGTGAGGACTCACCTAGTGCTGTTTCGCATGATTTTCGTAATTGTGACAAGTGGGAACGCTTGACATCCTTATCGGCTAGTATTTTTTCCAATGCTCTTACTATAAACATTTCTCTTGTTTTAGAGTTATTTTGCATCGTCAATAGTGAAACAGTTGTTTCATGAGATGTTTCGGGTTTGTGGGCCTAAAGGGCCTGTTGTTTTTGTTCAATCGGGGGTTTTGGGAGTGATGAGTCGTATTCGAGGTTAAAAATGTGAAAGTACGTTGACGTAAGCATCTTCAACAATCGGTGGAAGTGTTgttgaattaatatttttcagggCTTGTCACTCGTTACacgatatttttcatcgtttgGGACGATGTCTTGGGAATTTTAGAGACACTTTTGGGGCCTACCAaggtgtgaataatttttgtgtCACTTGGGAGTGTACTGTTGGCACGTTGTATAAAGTAGTGGTAGTTTCAAGCTTGACGTAGACCTACACATATGGCATGTGAATAATAGGAATTTGACGTGTTGAACTGCAGGCTAACGCTATCTTGTGGCTGTGGGTGGAGATAGATCGAGGGTGGGATTCAAAGAGGACAGACCTATCCTCTTTGAGGGAGGGATTTgtgtcatttatttattatgaaatGATTTCGATTTTATATTACTTTCAAGGATGGCGAACTACATTCACCTAgggatttttctctttcattttcttttattgtgttcaaattttattgtggagaagaaatacgatttttttcaatactccGGATCTCCGGATAAAATTAGAACAATGGCTctattttttacgatttttattaACTTACAGGAATGATTTTGAGGATAATAAatggtttttttataaaataattgaactcttaaaaaattactttttttttttattttttcttgcaCACAAAAGCTAATTTTTGCTGATCGAGAAAATGATTTGACTTAACTAGTTcgtatttccaaaaaaaatctgaaagaatattaaaaaacatcTCCATCTTTTCATCCTAACAATATCTTTCGCATTGACAATGCagcatgattatttttttcaaattgattaAATCTATCGGTGATACATCTGAATCATCTTTATTATCGTAGACTGCAATTCTCAGTAGAACTGCGCATGACAAGCTCGTTCGAGTCGGTCCCATCAGCTGATCGGGTTTtgtaatttaatataaaaattctagttaCTCTTTCGTATCAATCATTGTGAGGGCATTGTGACACCATGGAGGGTGCTCCATTAATAAGAAAAGACGACCCACCACCTCCTTACTCTGTAGCAACAGCTCCGCAaggtattaaaaatattgttgacgCTTAGGTTATGTGTAATTGTCACTCTTTGTCTTTCATTCGTTCTTATTGGATTGCTTGTCAGAATTGTTGCTATTTCTTGACTCTCATTTTTTACGTTTAGCCAATATCTCATGGCAACCACCACCTGGGTATTATCCGAGCTCTGGTACTCCGTATCAGAGCTCACCGATACCATCCTATGGAACAccagcaacaacaacaaccACAACAAGGACTGTGATTGTGCCTGAGATTATACTCGTTGGAGCCTGTCCTGCTTGCAgagtaaattcaatttttaattttagtaTTGTTCGAGGAATCTGGGTCTTGAGAAAATGGGGGAGAGAATTTAATAGGATTTCATCCTCGTTTGTTAATAAGAACGGAGTGAGGTCCctggaaattcattgaaaacatTCTTTGTCGTTGTTGAAATTTCCGACAAACATCTTCCTATAATTCCTCGCTTTAAACGAAATtgaaacaatgaaattgtCAATTGTGAACATGTATGAACATGTCATGATTACTCCTCATTACGTGAACATTGCCAGAGTGAAGGGGTTTACGGAAATTCATCTGAAAACCTTGACATTCTTGACAATTATATCATTTATTCTTCATCACATGCATACCCTCtcgtatttttccattttctttgCTTCCCCTCACTCGATAATTCTCGAAACCCCTTCGCATTTGAGTGTATCAAGTTTATCaatctgataattttcctCCAGGTCGGAGTCCTCGAAGACGATTACACATGTCTTGGTATCTTCTGCGCGATATTCTTCTTCCCTCTGGGTATCTTCTGCTGTCTACTcttgaaaaatcgacgttGTTCAAACTGTGGGGCGTATTTTGGCTAATTTCTttcttaaataataattaaaaattgttcacgGGCATCTAGTGAATTGTACTCAACATCTCGAGACAGTAAAGAAGAGTTCATGAACGCAGTGATTCTGCTCATCACTAAACTTGCAACTGTCTCCAATTGTTGAACAATTGATTGCGTAGATAATTCTCAGAATGAGATAAACTATATTATTCCAGACTCGGTCTTCTGTGGATATCTGCTAATCGGATGGAAATACCAAAATTTTCGCCGAAATCACTTTTGTAGCTCTGATTTTTTACTGCAAAAAAGGTTGGGTCAAAAATTTCTGTATCTCCCTTAAGTTTTAGATATTCACAGAAAGTCAGAAACCTTAAGTGGTTATATTTGTTATTCTTTAGATGAAAATGTTATTGCAAGTGATTTGTTACATTAGTTTACAAAGTTTATAAtaccgtgaaaaaaaatacttaggAATTTCGAAGATGTTGGACAATTATCATGGGTGCAGGCCAATAATTACACTCAACCATCATCCACGCATAATAAAATCCAATTCCTCCGATATAAGTTTCAAGGTAGAGAGACTcattcaatataatttttttcctcaataattAAACGTTATGGTACAGGAATTTTCACGCTCTCTTGCGTCcaatatttgaatttatgTGGAAGTAACTCatataataattgaaatctaAACATTCTCCCTGTCACCAGGGAacatatttgattatttaatttcattgagaAATGACAAACTGCAGCACGATGTAATTTTTCATGGGATAAAAGCTGAATGAACAAGCGTTTAAAAACAAAGTCTGCGACATTGGTAGACTGACAACAATTATGAAATCTCCACGGGGTATATGTATTAAATGTGATAAAGTAATTACATAATCAAGATTAGATGGGTAAGAAGACAATATTCTTTCAttgtataaatattttactattcagttaataataatttgtatGAATGATatatacattttatttttctattcatttgtACATTTTATTCCGTGAATGCATCCCCGAATAGAGAGAGGTAACTAACCAAGTGTTTTTTAAACACATTATTTAGTGCTAATGGCAGACATTCCAAGACGTTTTCCGTGGGAGAGTGGAAACAGTTCTTTTTCTGAATAGCTGAGATCAGTTGagttaaaatattcaattgaattaatataAACTCAGTAATTAGGTATTCAAACAGTTTTTTACAGGCGTTTAGAATGTAAATGTTTTCTGTTGTCATAAAATGGcaaaatttcctaaagtcaagTTCTCtattgaaattgattaaaCCTCATTCACCCTCCACTCATTATCTGAAGATTGCCTCTATTGTTCCTCAATCCTCAGCTTAACAACAAAATCAAGTGAATAATTCCAgtgatgaattaatgaattatgaaaaattgttgatataTGTGAAGTCATTACCGAGGAAATGAGGTCTGTCCTTTGACATTATGAAGTCAAACAActtttatgaatgaaaattttatggaattattTAATCACCCATGCTGAACACataatattgtaaaaaaaaaaagtcagagCACAGTGcgagggaatttttcaatgatttattacGCCGTTGATGATTGAATACTTTCAAATTCCTTGGGGCACTGAAACAGTGCTCAGGAGACCACGAAAGCTCCTTTTTTtaagtaattaaattaacgAATCACTGGGTGCTATTAGAAGGCCTTTGACAAGGTCATTGGTAGCCGTTCAATTTCTATCGAAATTATCGGACCATGAGAGCCCCGGGGAAGTTTCCTCAATTAT includes the following:
- the LOC135173173 gene encoding membrane protein BRI3 translates to MEGAPLIRKDDPPPPYSVATAPQANISWQPPPGYYPSSGTPYQSSPIPSYGTPATTTTTTRTVIVPEIILVGACPACRVGVLEDDYTCLGIFCAIFFFPLGIFCCLLLKNRRCSNCGAYFG